The Glandiceps talaboti chromosome 9, keGlaTala1.1, whole genome shotgun sequence genome window below encodes:
- the LOC144439739 gene encoding uncharacterized protein LOC144439739, giving the protein MEPTNPRKARKRGRRGGLRQRYKKRRYRPYLPVIITSNVQSLPNKVDELATCVKFKHEYRNCSIMCLTETWLTEDVSDTHVNIDGFHLFRGDRTKDSGKKTGGGVCLFVNEKWCHVNNMSTKSKMCSPNVELLTVSMRPYYIPREFTYVLVTSIYVPPSANAKDAASLIGSHIHDLESEAPDALKIVTGDFNHCSLKLSSTSFFQHIDCQTRKDRTIDLCYTNVRNAYSSIPLPPLGRSDHNVIHLLPRYRPVVQREPTRTRSVKVWSNDSIEELKASLECTDWDVFVNSATNTDELADSVCSYINFCVSCTIPEKCVKIYPNNKPWISKSIKGLSNQKKQAFIQHDIVELKRVQKELKYEIRKAKDEYKRKVENNFKSNDMKKHDIVPMSWKTSHIVPVPKKAVISSMNDLRPVELTSAVMKVCERVVLNKLTVLVSDFIDPLQFAYRKNRGIEDAMLHVLNNVYSHLEKPGSSIRLMFFDFSSAFNTIQPHLIVQKLLAMNLSPSTVHWIFNYLTNRPQMVSLNGMKKSDVAYTNTGAPQGTVLAPFLFTLYTASCRNSDISCPLVKFADDTAMVGKISNDDDSIYLDEIERFTDWCNDNYLYLNVLKTKEICIDFRKVQRDPAPVHIKDSIVDRVNEYKYLGIKLDSKLKWVENTNFIIKKANTRLYCLRKLKSFGVSHDLLGVFFNAVVCSALTFGIVCWGGNLSRHEMGRLNKIIKKGSQIIGKQSENIDSIYNKRIMSKAHSVLKDPSHPIYAEFNDRRISRSGRYRAPAAKTNRFKSSFVPTAISVLNSNHCRSF; this is encoded by the exons ATGGAACCAACCAATCCAAGGAAAGCGAGGAAAAGAGGTAGACGAGGTGGTCTCAGACAACGATACAAGAAAAGAAGGTATAGGCCTTATCTTCCGGTAATAATAACAAGTAACGTTCAATCTTTACCAAACAAGGTCGACGAACTTGCCACCTGTGTCAAATTCAAACATGAATACCGTAACTGCAGTATTATGTGTTTGACTGAGACTTGGTTAACAGAAGATGTATCGGACACACATGTAAACATCGATGGTTTCCACTTATTCAGAGGTGACAGAACGAAAGATTCGGGGAAAAAGACGGGTGGTGGAGTATGTTTATTCGTTAATGAAAAGTGGTGTCATGTTAACAATATGTCAACGAAAAGTAAAATGTGTTCACCAAATGTTGAACTTCTCACTGTCAGTATGAGACCATATTACATACCGAGAGAATTTACATATGTTCTTGTTACATCAATTTATGTTCCTCCAAGTGCTAATGCCAAAGATGCGGCTAGTTTGATAGGAAGTCACATTCATGACTTGGAATCTGAAGCTCCGGATGCACTGAAAATTGTCACCGGTGATTTCAACCATTGCTCTCTCAAACTGTCCTCTACAAGTTTCTTTCAACACATTGACTGTCAAACAAGGAAAGATCGCACGATTGACCTATGCTATACAAATGTTAGAAATGCTTATAGCTCAATCCCACTTCCTCCTCTTGGTCGTTCAGATCACAATGTCATCCATCTACTACCAAGATACAGACCCGTTGTCCAGAGAGAACCCACTCGTACTCGTTCAGTGAAAGTTTGGTCTAATGATTCCATCGAAGAATTGAAAGCTTCTCTTGAATGTACAGATTGGGATGTGTTTGTGAACTCAGCCACTAATACTGACGAACTTGCAGATTCGGTCTGCAGTTACATTAACTTCTGTGTCAGCTGTACTATTCCAGAAAAATGTGTAAAGATTTATCCCAATAACAAGCCATGGATATCTAAAAGTATAAAGGGTCTTTCAAACCAGAAGAAACAAGCTTTCATACAACATGATATTGTTGAATTGAAACGGGTTCAGAaagaattaaaatatgaaattaggAAAGCAAAGGATGAATATAAGAGGAAAgtagaaaataattttaaaagtaatgATATGAAGAAA CATGACATAGTTCCAATGTCATGGAAAACTTCTCATATTGTTCCCGTCCCAAAGAAAGCTGTGATATCATCAATGAACGATCTTAGACCAGTTGAGTTAACGTCAGCCGTTATGAAAGTCTGTGAACGAGTGGTCTTAAATAAGTTAACAGTTTTAGTCTCTGATTTTATAGACCCATTACAGTTTGCTTATCGTAAGAACAGGGGTATAGAGGATGCgatgttacatgttttaaataatgtatattctcATTTAGAAAAACCTGGAAGTTCAATCAGATTAATGTTCTTCGACTTTTCAAGTGCTTTTAACACTATACAGCCACATCTGATTGTTCAGAAACTTTTAGCAATGAACTTGTCACCTTCAACTGTacattggatttttaattaccTTACTAATAGGCCACAGATGGTGTCTTTAAATGGTATGAAAAAATCTGACGTAGCGTATACTAATACAGGTGCGCCCCAGGGCACTGTTTTAGCACCCTTCCTTTTCACACTGTATACTGCCAGCTGCCGGAATTCTGACATCTCGTGTCCATTGGTCAAATTTGCAGATGATACAGCAATGGTTGGGAAGATCAGCAATGATGATGATTCGATTTATTTAGATGAGATTGAGAGATTTACTGACTGGTGTAATGATAATTATCTGTATCTTAATGTTTTAAAGACCAAAGAGATCTGTATTGATTTTAGAAAAGTTCAGCGTGACCCAGCACCTGTCCATATCAAAGACTCAATAGTAGACAGAGTGAACGAATATAAATACCTGGGTATCAAGCTTGATAGTAAACTAAAATGGGTTGAGAATACCAACTTCATTATTAAGAAAGCTAACACTCGTCTGTACTGCCTAAGGAAACTAAAATCATTTGGTGTTAGTCACGATCTTTTAGGGGTGTTTTTTAATGCAGTTGTTTGCAGTGCTCTCACCTTTGGTATTGTTTGTTGGGGAGGTAATCTGTCCCGTCATGAAATGGGAAGACTAAACAAGATTATCAAAAAGGGTAGCCAAATTATCGgtaaacaaagtgaaaatatagaTTCTATCTATAACAAACGCATAATGTCAAAGGCTCATAGTGTTCTGAAAGACCCTTCCCATCCAATATATGCAGAATTCAACGACCGTCGTATTTCAAGGAGTGGTAGATACCGTGCTCCAGCAGCTAAAACCAATCGTTTTAAATCATCTTTCGTCCCAACCGCTATCTCAGTTCTTAACAGCAATCATTGTCGCTCTTTTTAG